A window of Pan paniscus chromosome 10, NHGRI_mPanPan1-v2.0_pri, whole genome shotgun sequence contains these coding sequences:
- the TDG gene encoding G/T mismatch-specific thymine DNA glycosylase isoform X2, with protein MAAYKGHHYPGPGNHFWKCLFMSGLSEVQLNHMDDHTLPGKYGIGFTNMVERTTPGSKDLSSKEFREGGRILVQKLQKYQPRIAVFNGKCIYEIFSKEVFGVKVKNLEFGLQPHKIPDTETLCYVMPSSSARCAQFPRAQDKVHYYIKLKDLRDQLKGIERNMDVQEVQYTFDLQLAQEDAKKMAVKEEKYDPGYEAAYGGTYGENPCSSEPCGFSSNGLIESVELRGESAFSGIPNGQWMTQSFTDQIPSFNNHCGTQEQEEESHA; from the exons ATGGCTGCTTACAAAGGGCATCATTACCCTGGACCTGGAAACCATTTTT ggaAGTGTTTGTTTATGTCAGGGCTCAGTGAGGTCCAGCTGAACCATATGGATGATCACACTCTACCAGGGAAGTATGGTATTGGATTTACCAACATGGTGGAAAGGACCACGCCCGGCAGCAAAGATCTCTCCAG tAAAGAATTTCGTGAAGGAGGACGTATTCTAGTACAGAAATTACAGAAATATCAGCCACGAATAGCAGTGTTTAATGGAAAAT gtatttatgaaatttttagtaaagaagttTTTGGAGTAAAGGTTAAGAACTTGGAATTTGGGCTTCAGCCCCATAAGATTCCAGACACAGAAACT CTCTGCTATGTTATGCCATCATCCAGTGCAAGATGTGCTCAGTTTCCTCGAGCCCAAGACAAAGTTCATTACTACATAAAACTGAAGGACTTAAGAGATCAGTTGAAAGGCATTGAACGAAATATGGACGTTCAAGAGGTGCAATATACATTTGACCTACAGCTTGCCCAAG AGGATGCAAAGAAGATGGCtgttaaggaagaaaaatatgatCCAGGTTATGAGGCAGCATATGGTGGTACTTACGGAGAAAATCCATGCAGCAGTGAACCTTGTGGCTTCTCTTCAAATGGGCTAA TTGAGAGCGTGGAGTTAAGAGGAGAATCAGCTTTCAGTGGCATTCCTAATGGGCAGTGGATGACCCAGTCATTTACAGACCAAATTCCTTCCTTTAATAATCACTGTGGAACACAAGAACAGGAAGAAGAAAGCCATGCTTAA
- the TDG gene encoding G/T mismatch-specific thymine DNA glycosylase isoform X1, producing MEAENAGSYSLQQAQAFYTFPFQQLMAEAPNMAVMNEQQMPEEVPAPAPAQEPVQEAPKGRKRKPRTTEPKQPVEPKKPVESKKSGKSARSKEKQEKITDTFKVKRKVDRFNGVSEAELLTKTLPDILTFNLDIVIIGINPGLMAAYKGHHYPGPGNHFWKCLFMSGLSEVQLNHMDDHTLPGKYGIGFTNMVERTTPGSKDLSSKEFREGGRILVQKLQKYQPRIAVFNGKCIYEIFSKEVFGVKVKNLEFGLQPHKIPDTETLCYVMPSSSARCAQFPRAQDKVHYYIKLKDLRDQLKGIERNMDVQEVQYTFDLQLAQEDAKKMAVKEEKYDPGYEAAYGGTYGENPCSSEPCGFSSNGLIESVELRGESAFSGIPNGQWMTQSFTDQIPSFNNHCGTQEQEEESHA from the exons CTATTCCCTTCAGCAAGCTCAAGCTTTTTATACGTTTCCATTTCAACAACTGATGGCTGAAGCTCCTAATATGGCAGTTATGAATGAACAGCAAATGCCAGAAGAAGTTCCAGCCCCAGCTCCTGCTCAGGAACCAGTGCAAG aggctccaaaaggaagaaaaagaaaacccagaacaACAGAACCAAAACAACCAGTGGAACCCAAAAAACCTGTTGAGTCAAAAAAATCTGGCAAGTCTGCaagatcaaaagaaaaacaagaaaaaattacagacacatttaaagtaaaaagaaaagtagacCGTTTTAATGGTGTTTCAGAAGCTGAACTTCTGACCAAGACTCTCCCTGATATTTTGACCTTCAATCTGGACATTGTCATT attgGCATAAACCCAGGACTAATGGCTGCTTACAAAGGGCATCATTACCCTGGACCTGGAAACCATTTTT ggaAGTGTTTGTTTATGTCAGGGCTCAGTGAGGTCCAGCTGAACCATATGGATGATCACACTCTACCAGGGAAGTATGGTATTGGATTTACCAACATGGTGGAAAGGACCACGCCCGGCAGCAAAGATCTCTCCAG tAAAGAATTTCGTGAAGGAGGACGTATTCTAGTACAGAAATTACAGAAATATCAGCCACGAATAGCAGTGTTTAATGGAAAAT gtatttatgaaatttttagtaaagaagttTTTGGAGTAAAGGTTAAGAACTTGGAATTTGGGCTTCAGCCCCATAAGATTCCAGACACAGAAACT CTCTGCTATGTTATGCCATCATCCAGTGCAAGATGTGCTCAGTTTCCTCGAGCCCAAGACAAAGTTCATTACTACATAAAACTGAAGGACTTAAGAGATCAGTTGAAAGGCATTGAACGAAATATGGACGTTCAAGAGGTGCAATATACATTTGACCTACAGCTTGCCCAAG AGGATGCAAAGAAGATGGCtgttaaggaagaaaaatatgatCCAGGTTATGAGGCAGCATATGGTGGTACTTACGGAGAAAATCCATGCAGCAGTGAACCTTGTGGCTTCTCTTCAAATGGGCTAA TTGAGAGCGTGGAGTTAAGAGGAGAATCAGCTTTCAGTGGCATTCCTAATGGGCAGTGGATGACCCAGTCATTTACAGACCAAATTCCTTCCTTTAATAATCACTGTGGAACACAAGAACAGGAAGAAGAAAGCCATGCTTAA